A genome region from Fervidobacterium changbaicum includes the following:
- the pulA gene encoding type I pullulanase produces the protein MLKKLSVIFLVLLSLSVGFAETELIIHYHRWDGNYDGWNLWIWWVEPISKDGAAYQFTERDDFGVVAKVKFQETLTKVGIIVRLGEWKEKDVAMDRFITIKDGKAEVWLLQGIEQIYTTKPDTSPRVLFAQARDQNTIEAYLTGQVDTTKVGAKVTVDGKPLKIARVEKANPTDISKTNHVKVVLAEPIKLEDVNKDVQVEIEGYKAARVVMMEILDKIYYDGPLGFEYTPTKTTIRVWSPVSKTVDLLLYKNWDDKEPTKVVPMKYIGNGAWEVVLEGNWDGWFYKIRYFSYGEYREAVDYFSKAVTKNSAKSAIIDFSKTNPQDWEKVARPPLAAPEDAIIYEIHIADITGLDNSGVKNKATYLGLTEKGTRGPNGVTTGLDHLVELGVTHVHILPMFDFWTGDEADKDFEKSYNWGYDPYLFTVPEGRYSTDPINPYTRIIEVKQMVKALHENGIRVILDMVFPHTWGVGVMSPFDQAVPYYFYRIDKTGAYLNESGCGNVIASERPMMRKYIIDTLKWWVTEYKVDGFRFDQMGLMDKTTMLAIKSELEKIEPTVLLYGEPWGGWGAPVRFGKADVGGTGIAAFNDEFRDALRGSVFNATVKGFLMGALAKETGVKRGVVGSIEYDEIIKSFAKDPQETINYVECHDNHTLWDKNYLAAQADTTVKWTEEMLKDAQKLAGAILLTSQGVTFLHGGQDFARTKKFDENSYSSPISINGFDYARKAEFIDVFNYYKGLIEMRKSHIAFRQRTAEDIRKKITFLPAPRKMVAFIIKDENDPWKEILVIYNGDTKDQQFTLPEGTWNVVVDKRKAGNNVLYQVSGKIDVGSISAMVMYKAH, from the coding sequence ATGCTGAAAAAACTTTCTGTGATTTTTCTTGTTTTGCTTTCATTGTCAGTAGGTTTTGCTGAAACAGAGCTCATCATCCATTACCACAGATGGGACGGTAACTACGACGGTTGGAACTTGTGGATTTGGTGGGTAGAACCTATCTCAAAAGATGGAGCCGCTTACCAATTCACCGAAAGAGACGATTTCGGAGTGGTGGCAAAGGTAAAATTCCAAGAAACATTGACGAAAGTAGGAATTATAGTTAGACTTGGAGAGTGGAAAGAAAAAGACGTTGCAATGGATAGGTTTATAACAATCAAAGACGGAAAGGCGGAGGTGTGGCTCTTGCAAGGAATTGAACAGATTTACACAACAAAACCAGACACAAGTCCAAGGGTTCTCTTTGCACAGGCAAGAGACCAAAATACGATCGAAGCATACTTAACAGGCCAAGTGGACACAACAAAAGTAGGTGCAAAAGTAACGGTAGATGGGAAACCTCTCAAGATCGCACGCGTTGAGAAGGCTAATCCTACCGATATTTCAAAAACAAACCACGTCAAGGTTGTGCTTGCAGAACCTATCAAACTCGAAGATGTCAACAAAGATGTGCAAGTAGAAATCGAAGGTTACAAGGCTGCAAGAGTCGTGATGATGGAGATACTCGATAAAATCTACTACGATGGACCTCTTGGTTTCGAATACACACCTACAAAGACAACGATCAGAGTTTGGTCACCTGTTTCAAAGACTGTTGATTTGTTGCTTTACAAGAACTGGGATGACAAAGAACCAACGAAAGTTGTTCCGATGAAATACATAGGAAATGGGGCATGGGAAGTTGTTCTTGAAGGTAACTGGGATGGTTGGTTCTACAAAATTAGGTACTTCAGCTACGGAGAATACAGAGAAGCCGTTGACTACTTCTCAAAAGCGGTCACTAAGAATTCAGCTAAGAGTGCAATAATCGACTTCAGCAAAACAAATCCGCAAGATTGGGAAAAGGTCGCAAGACCACCTTTGGCAGCACCAGAAGATGCGATAATTTACGAAATCCACATCGCAGATATAACAGGGCTCGATAATTCTGGAGTTAAGAACAAAGCAACGTACTTGGGCCTTACTGAAAAAGGCACAAGGGGTCCCAATGGAGTAACCACAGGACTTGATCACCTTGTTGAACTCGGTGTCACACATGTCCACATCCTGCCGATGTTCGACTTCTGGACAGGTGATGAAGCTGACAAGGACTTCGAAAAGAGCTACAACTGGGGCTACGACCCGTACCTGTTTACTGTACCAGAAGGTCGATATTCAACAGATCCAATCAATCCTTATACGAGGATAATTGAAGTGAAGCAGATGGTAAAGGCACTCCACGAAAACGGCATAAGGGTAATCCTTGACATGGTCTTCCCGCACACTTGGGGCGTTGGTGTGATGTCCCCATTCGATCAAGCTGTTCCGTACTACTTCTACAGGATCGATAAAACGGGTGCGTATTTGAACGAAAGCGGTTGTGGAAACGTTATTGCAAGCGAAAGACCGATGATGAGAAAATACATAATCGATACATTGAAATGGTGGGTCACAGAATACAAAGTTGATGGCTTTAGGTTCGACCAAATGGGCTTGATGGATAAAACAACAATGCTTGCAATAAAATCAGAGCTTGAAAAGATAGAACCGACTGTTCTTCTGTATGGTGAACCTTGGGGCGGTTGGGGTGCACCCGTCAGGTTCGGAAAAGCGGACGTTGGAGGAACAGGTATCGCAGCGTTCAACGACGAATTCAGGGATGCACTGCGCGGTTCCGTTTTCAACGCAACAGTGAAAGGTTTCCTCATGGGCGCTCTTGCAAAAGAAACTGGTGTAAAGCGTGGCGTTGTGGGCAGCATCGAATACGATGAAATTATCAAAAGCTTTGCAAAAGACCCGCAAGAAACGATAAATTACGTCGAATGCCACGACAACCATACACTTTGGGACAAGAATTATTTAGCAGCACAGGCCGATACAACTGTGAAATGGACAGAAGAAATGCTTAAAGATGCACAAAAGCTCGCAGGTGCTATACTTCTTACATCTCAAGGCGTAACATTCTTGCACGGCGGTCAAGACTTCGCAAGAACGAAGAAATTCGATGAAAACTCATATAGTTCACCAATATCAATCAACGGCTTTGATTACGCGAGAAAGGCAGAATTTATTGATGTCTTCAATTATTACAAAGGGCTCATCGAAATGAGAAAATCACACATTGCGTTCAGACAGAGAACAGCTGAAGACATAAGAAAGAAAATCACGTTCTTGCCTGCTCCAAGGAAGATGGTAGCGTTTATAATCAAAGACGAAAACGACCCATGGAAAGAGATACTCGTGATCTACAACGGTGATACAAAGGACCAACAATTCACGCTTCCTGAAGGCACATGGAATGTTGTTGTGGACAAGCGCAAAGCAGGGAACAATGTACTGTATCAAGTTAGTGGCAAGATAGACGTTGGTTCGATATCCGCTATGGTGATGTACAAGGCACATTAA
- a CDS encoding response regulator, translating to MPKRILVVEDEPNMRLLIAEELMDAGYEVDEAENADEALKKFSEKPYDLVTIDIEMPGSMNGLELAGKLREIRREAKLVLLTAYSHYKSDMASWAADAYIVKSSDLTELKEVISRLINM from the coding sequence ATGCCCAAAAGAATTCTTGTTGTTGAAGACGAACCAAACATGAGACTTTTGATAGCTGAAGAATTAATGGACGCAGGTTACGAAGTAGATGAGGCAGAAAATGCTGATGAAGCACTAAAGAAATTCTCCGAAAAGCCCTACGACCTTGTTACTATCGACATAGAAATGCCCGGTAGCATGAACGGATTGGAACTTGCAGGTAAGTTAAGAGAAATAAGGCGTGAAGCGAAACTCGTTTTATTGACAGCGTATTCACATTACAAAAGTGACATGGCCTCTTGGGCTGCAGATGCCTACATCGTAAAGTCATCGGATTTAACAGAACTAAAAGAAGTAATTAGCCGTTTAATTAACATGTGA
- a CDS encoding histidine triad nucleotide-binding protein — MADCVFCKILNGEIPSEKVYEDDDFIVIKDIRPVAPVHLLAIYKKHVPTVSELSLEDSQKMWKLFEVIKTVTKINGLESYRIVQNNGKDAGQEVHHIHFHIIGGRKLGPLG; from the coding sequence ATGGCTGATTGTGTATTTTGTAAGATCTTAAACGGAGAGATACCTTCAGAAAAAGTATACGAAGATGACGATTTCATAGTCATCAAAGACATAAGGCCTGTGGCACCCGTTCACTTGTTGGCTATCTACAAGAAGCATGTTCCAACAGTTAGTGAGCTTTCTCTGGAAGACAGCCAAAAGATGTGGAAATTATTTGAAGTAATTAAGACGGTGACGAAAATAAATGGTTTGGAAAGTTACAGAATCGTTCAAAACAACGGTAAAGATGCCGGCCAGGAAGTGCACCACATACACTTCCACATAATCGGTGGAAGGAAACTGGGACCTCTTGGATAA
- the ileS gene encoding isoleucine--tRNA ligase: protein MDYKATLNLPQTNFQMKANLVNKEPEMLRFWEEKEIYKKTLETREGAPTYLLHDGPPYANGDIHLGTAMNKVLKDFVTRYKTMRGYRVPYVPGWDTHGLPIEHRVTTSLGEEAKNKTPVEIRKLCKEFALKYVDIQREEFKRLGVKGDWEHPYITLDPDYEYHILDVFKTLVENGNVYRGNKPVYWCPTCRTALAEAEIEYHDHESPSIYVKFQIIDEPNTFVVIWTTTPWTIPANVAIALHPDYTYVKIKVDGEYWIVAEGLLQKFAADVGVDFEIVEKFVGKKLEGRLTKHPLYDRTSVIVLADYVTLEDGTGCVHTAPGHGEEDYQTGLKYNLPVLSPVDDEGRFTKEAGKYEGLKIWDANKVIVDDLKNNGALIKVGKISHSYPHCWRCKGPVMFRATPQWFISVDKNNLRGKVLEEIKKVKWYPSWGENRITAMVQERPDWTISRQRVWGVPIPAVKCKDCGEVILDPKVIEHFANIVKEKGTDAWFELDVNELVPADFHCPSCKSKNFEKTHDTLDVWIDSGCSWEAVIRSKGEKFPVDLYLEGDDQHRGWFQSSIFLSTAKAGTAPFKAVVTHGFIKDEQGRKMSKSLGNVIDPMEIVNKYGADILRLWVASTDFFDNIRVGKNIIEQQVEVYRKLRNTIRYLLSNLYDFTEADLLPYEKLLPLDKWALGRLQKFIEQVTQYYDEFEYSKVYNATVKYCTTELSAIYLDILKDRLYVEAKDSIYRRSAQTVLHYILEALIKILAPIIPFTAEEAYQESHLKKYESVHLEYWPEFRKEFIDENLLEELNHLLLIRDDVLKALESARSSDVIGHSLDAHVIIEAKNDELKALLKKYEPLLEEFFIVSKVTLSDNVSGLNGQFANVMVQRAEGQKCQRCWKYHPDTGKDEQHPETCPRCSAVLRGERI, encoded by the coding sequence TTGGACTATAAAGCTACATTGAACCTGCCGCAAACGAACTTTCAGATGAAAGCAAACCTTGTGAACAAGGAACCAGAGATGCTGAGGTTCTGGGAAGAGAAAGAGATTTACAAGAAAACATTAGAAACAAGAGAAGGTGCACCAACGTACTTACTCCACGATGGTCCTCCGTACGCAAACGGAGATATCCACCTTGGAACCGCCATGAATAAGGTCCTAAAAGATTTCGTTACAAGATACAAGACGATGCGCGGCTATCGGGTACCGTACGTTCCGGGCTGGGATACTCATGGATTGCCCATTGAACACAGGGTTACAACTTCGCTTGGTGAAGAAGCAAAGAACAAAACACCGGTTGAGATTAGAAAACTATGTAAGGAATTTGCACTGAAATACGTCGACATTCAAAGAGAAGAATTCAAGAGGCTTGGTGTTAAAGGTGACTGGGAACATCCTTACATAACGCTTGACCCAGATTATGAATATCACATCCTTGATGTGTTCAAAACACTGGTAGAAAACGGAAATGTCTACCGTGGTAACAAACCTGTTTATTGGTGTCCAACATGTAGAACCGCACTTGCAGAAGCGGAGATAGAATACCACGACCACGAGTCACCATCAATTTACGTGAAATTCCAGATAATTGACGAGCCAAATACTTTTGTTGTTATCTGGACTACAACACCTTGGACTATTCCCGCAAACGTTGCCATTGCACTCCATCCGGATTATACGTACGTCAAAATAAAGGTCGACGGAGAATACTGGATAGTTGCCGAAGGACTTCTCCAGAAATTCGCTGCAGATGTGGGCGTTGATTTTGAAATCGTTGAAAAATTTGTAGGAAAAAAGCTTGAAGGAAGACTCACAAAGCACCCGCTTTACGACAGAACTTCGGTTATCGTTCTTGCAGATTACGTGACACTCGAAGACGGTACTGGTTGTGTCCACACGGCACCGGGACATGGTGAAGAGGACTACCAAACGGGCTTAAAATACAACCTTCCCGTGCTTTCACCCGTAGATGATGAGGGAAGGTTCACAAAAGAAGCAGGCAAATACGAAGGTTTGAAAATATGGGATGCTAACAAAGTCATAGTAGATGATTTGAAAAACAACGGTGCTTTGATAAAAGTGGGAAAGATCAGCCACAGCTACCCACACTGCTGGCGCTGTAAAGGACCAGTTATGTTCCGCGCAACGCCTCAGTGGTTCATCTCAGTTGATAAGAATAACCTTCGTGGCAAGGTGCTGGAAGAGATTAAGAAGGTTAAGTGGTATCCTTCATGGGGCGAAAATCGTATCACAGCTATGGTGCAAGAAAGGCCAGATTGGACTATCTCCCGTCAGAGAGTCTGGGGTGTGCCCATTCCAGCGGTCAAGTGTAAGGACTGCGGCGAAGTAATACTTGATCCAAAAGTAATCGAACATTTTGCGAACATAGTTAAAGAAAAAGGAACAGATGCATGGTTTGAGCTCGATGTCAACGAACTGGTTCCTGCAGATTTCCATTGTCCATCATGCAAGAGCAAAAATTTTGAAAAAACTCACGATACACTGGATGTCTGGATCGATTCTGGATGCTCTTGGGAAGCAGTGATACGCTCAAAAGGTGAAAAGTTCCCCGTTGACCTTTACCTTGAAGGCGATGACCAGCACAGGGGTTGGTTCCAGAGCTCGATATTCCTTTCAACTGCAAAGGCGGGAACAGCACCATTCAAAGCGGTTGTAACTCACGGATTCATCAAAGACGAACAAGGCAGAAAAATGAGTAAATCACTGGGTAATGTAATAGACCCTATGGAGATAGTGAACAAGTACGGTGCAGATATACTGAGATTGTGGGTTGCGAGTACGGACTTTTTCGATAACATCAGAGTTGGAAAGAACATTATCGAACAGCAGGTTGAAGTTTACAGGAAGTTGCGAAACACGATCAGATACCTACTCAGTAATTTGTACGACTTCACAGAGGCTGATTTACTACCGTATGAAAAACTGCTCCCACTAGACAAGTGGGCACTTGGCAGACTCCAGAAATTCATTGAACAAGTAACGCAATACTACGACGAATTCGAATACTCCAAAGTCTACAACGCAACCGTCAAATACTGTACAACAGAGCTAAGCGCAATCTATCTGGACATACTCAAAGACAGACTATACGTAGAGGCAAAAGATTCGATATACAGAAGGTCCGCGCAGACCGTCTTGCACTACATACTTGAAGCACTGATAAAGATTCTTGCGCCCATCATTCCTTTCACAGCGGAAGAGGCTTATCAAGAAAGTCACTTGAAGAAATACGAAAGTGTGCACCTTGAATACTGGCCAGAGTTTAGGAAAGAATTTATTGATGAGAACCTTCTTGAGGAGCTCAACCACTTACTACTCATACGCGATGACGTACTGAAAGCACTTGAAAGCGCCAGGTCGTCGGATGTGATAGGCCACTCGCTTGATGCACACGTAATTATCGAAGCGAAGAACGATGAGCTAAAGGCTCTGCTCAAAAAGTACGAACCTTTACTTGAAGAATTCTTCATAGTTTCAAAAGTAACACTATCTGATAACGTCTCAGGACTGAATGGCCAGTTTGCAAATGTAATGGTTCAGAGAGCAGAAGGCCAAAAATGTCAACGCTGCTGGAAATACCATCCAGACACTGGAAAAGATGAGCAGCACCCAGAAACGTGTCCACGATGCTCCGCTGTGCTCAGAGGTGAAAGGATATAA